The following coding sequences lie in one Myxococcus xanthus genomic window:
- a CDS encoding Rieske 2Fe-2S domain-containing protein has protein sequence MEPTPKVIRHFHPVLSARALGTRPVRVEVAGRAYALFRDGTGQPAALADACPHRFAPLSKGTVRADGRLQCPYHGWRFDAEGRGSNPSQPELRNCDARSFQVVERYGYLWLAERDTPLSAMPDMGDEGYVFGGAFSTHFAAPLHVSLDNFSEDEHTPYVHTRLGWDDPNADRVEFEARNLEDRTEVHYRAPQRPAPIMTVLGVRRGDFFQNDWVTRFDPVRSQYTIRWVAPDGSPRPFITRANIFFVPETARTTRLHVFSFLRTEQPLLRPLLPVAARAAMVLTWWEVRDDARFITTVADTPYSHKGMRLDRFDTPLVHQRRLLERIYYGAGPKMTGAVVPLPREAPGG, from the coding sequence ATGGAGCCTACCCCCAAGGTCATCCGTCACTTCCATCCGGTGCTCTCCGCCCGCGCGCTGGGCACCAGGCCGGTCCGCGTGGAGGTGGCGGGCCGCGCCTACGCGCTCTTCCGGGATGGCACGGGACAGCCCGCGGCGCTCGCGGATGCCTGCCCCCATCGCTTCGCGCCGCTGTCCAAGGGGACGGTGCGCGCGGACGGCCGACTCCAGTGTCCGTACCACGGCTGGCGCTTCGACGCGGAGGGGCGCGGCAGCAATCCCAGCCAGCCGGAGCTGCGCAACTGTGACGCGCGAAGCTTCCAGGTGGTGGAGCGCTACGGCTACCTCTGGCTGGCCGAGCGGGACACGCCGCTTTCGGCCATGCCCGACATGGGCGATGAGGGCTACGTCTTCGGCGGCGCGTTCTCCACGCACTTCGCGGCGCCGCTGCACGTGTCGCTCGACAACTTCAGCGAGGACGAGCACACGCCCTACGTCCACACCCGGCTGGGCTGGGACGACCCGAACGCGGACCGGGTGGAGTTCGAGGCGCGCAACCTGGAGGACCGCACGGAGGTGCACTACCGCGCGCCGCAGCGGCCCGCGCCCATCATGACGGTGCTGGGGGTGCGCAGGGGCGACTTCTTCCAGAACGACTGGGTGACGCGCTTCGACCCGGTGCGCAGCCAGTACACCATTCGCTGGGTGGCGCCGGACGGCTCGCCGCGTCCCTTCATCACCCGCGCGAACATCTTCTTCGTGCCGGAGACGGCGCGCACCACGCGCCTGCACGTCTTCTCATTCCTGCGCACCGAGCAGCCGCTGCTGCGCCCGTTGCTCCCCGTGGCGGCGCGGGCGGCCATGGTGCTCACCTGGTGGGAGGTGCGCGACGACGCGCGCTTCATCACCACCGTGGCGGACACGCCATACAGTCACAAGGGCATGCGGTTGGACCGTTTCGACACGCCGTTGGTGCACCAGCGGCGGCTCCTGGAGCGCATCTACTACGGCGCCGGTCCGAAGATGACGGGGGCCGTGGTGCCGCTCCCCCGCGAGGCCCCGGGCGGCTGA
- a CDS encoding DUF547 domain-containing protein translates to MATPSAPRRRPHVFAVLLAVAALLGAGGALHVQGRLPARVPSPATPFSYHDYEKVLRHVRPDGDVDFASVGRERKTLDGFVDSLASFSPHNRPDVFPTPEDALAYWLNAHNALVLQQVVDGYPYLETVQQPMLGRFFWGRSWTVGGERLTLWALHNRVLRREFADPRIHLALFQAARGGPRLDGSHFQPEFLDSQLNEAGRRFVGDRRNVRLERDTVYLTSLFEEYREDFLAALPEGRGGNVLQFVWAFLPDTCEERPGCDTRGDLDRACGPRLDQCRIAFMERDWTLPDAAARPARP, encoded by the coding sequence GTGGCCACCCCTTCCGCTCCTCGCCGTCGTCCCCACGTCTTCGCCGTGCTGCTCGCCGTGGCCGCGTTGCTGGGCGCGGGAGGCGCGCTTCATGTCCAGGGCCGCTTGCCCGCGCGCGTGCCCTCCCCCGCCACCCCGTTCAGCTACCACGACTACGAGAAGGTGCTGCGGCACGTGCGCCCGGACGGGGACGTGGACTTCGCCTCGGTGGGGCGCGAGCGCAAGACGCTGGACGGCTTCGTCGACTCTCTGGCGTCGTTCTCCCCCCACAACCGCCCGGACGTCTTTCCCACGCCGGAGGACGCGCTGGCCTACTGGCTCAACGCCCACAACGCGCTCGTGCTCCAGCAGGTGGTGGACGGCTACCCGTACCTCGAAACCGTGCAGCAGCCCATGCTGGGACGCTTCTTCTGGGGCCGATCCTGGACGGTGGGCGGTGAGCGGCTGACGCTGTGGGCGCTGCACAACCGCGTGCTGCGCCGCGAGTTCGCCGACCCGCGCATCCACCTGGCGCTCTTCCAGGCCGCGCGCGGGGGCCCCCGCCTGGACGGCTCGCACTTCCAGCCGGAGTTCCTGGACTCGCAGCTCAACGAGGCCGGACGCCGCTTCGTGGGCGACCGGCGCAACGTGCGGCTGGAGCGGGACACCGTCTACCTGACGTCGCTCTTCGAGGAGTACCGCGAGGACTTCCTCGCCGCGCTGCCCGAGGGCCGCGGCGGCAACGTGCTCCAGTTCGTCTGGGCCTTCCTGCCGGACACCTGCGAGGAGCGCCCGGGCTGCGACACCCGCGGTGACCTGGACCGCGCCTGCGGCCCCCGGCTGGACCAGTGCCGCATCGCCTTCATGGAGCGGGACTGGACGCTGCCGGACGCCGCCGCCCGGCCCGCACGTCCCTGA
- a CDS encoding cation-translocating P-type ATPase — translation MKDQPAAPERPGAPALARPPAGTKPPWHSLPPEQVLSSLESTAEGLTDEEARERLSRHGPNVLERAQGDGPLKLLWRQVNSPFIWVLIASAVLAVIMGKVTDGLVVAAVVVLNTLIGFVQEYRAGKAIESLSRMVPENATVIRAGRKLRVPAAQGVPGDVMELAPGDKVPADMRLLSARNLTVEEAALTGESVPAQKAVAPVPEDAELGDRASLLFGGTLVTSGSATAVVVATGQATELGRISTLLREATDLQTPLTKALAVIGKYITLGILVISAALLAVGLVRGYAVSEAVVVAITLAVAAIPEGLPAIVTIALAIGVQRMAARRAVIRKLPAVETLGSTTVICTDKTGTLTRNEMTVQALWTTHGRYALSGVGYSPKGALTRGSQPLEAPPPDVCELLLAGALCNDAALQPRDGQWDMTGDPTEAALLVAAEKAGMHVDDARQAHPRVDAIPFESENQFMATLHDDGKGGRRILLKGAPEVVLRRCALEDGCSSSTVLAEVDGLARQGMRVLAVAYREVTVSHVALRMEDVEGGLRLLGLEGMIDPPREEAMAAVRACHEAGITVKMITGDHPSTAAAIGAQLGLLKPGEEGIPGARLAATDDAALEEVALRSNVFARVAPEHKLRLVRALQRRQHVVAMTGDGVNDAPALKQANIGVAMGITGTAVAKDAADIVLTDDNFASIVAAVEEGRRVYDNLIKSLAFVLPTNLGLALILLFGVSLFPIQEVDGRLVPLMAMLPTQLLWINLVATVSLALPLAFEAREPDVMRRAPRAPGAPVLNRFVVMRTGLVALLMAAGAIGLFLWEYRRDIPRTGHAHALAEAQTMAVNTVISFQMFYLFMCRSLMGSVRKVGLFSNRSVFVGMGLLVLLQVAFMYLPFMQRVFGTAPLGLEDVGLSILVGAVVLPVVGLEKWLRQRKDDTDASSGRGAARLRERVPT, via the coding sequence ATGAAAGACCAGCCCGCCGCACCCGAACGACCGGGTGCACCAGCGCTCGCCAGACCGCCTGCCGGCACGAAGCCCCCGTGGCATTCGCTGCCACCGGAACAGGTGCTGTCGTCGCTTGAAAGCACGGCGGAAGGGCTGACGGACGAGGAAGCGCGCGAGCGCCTGTCGCGCCATGGGCCCAACGTGCTGGAGCGCGCGCAGGGCGACGGTCCGCTGAAGCTCCTGTGGCGGCAGGTGAACAGCCCCTTCATCTGGGTGCTCATCGCCTCCGCGGTGCTGGCCGTCATCATGGGCAAGGTGACGGACGGGCTGGTCGTGGCCGCGGTGGTGGTGCTCAACACCCTCATCGGCTTCGTGCAGGAGTACCGCGCGGGGAAGGCCATTGAGTCGCTCAGCCGCATGGTGCCGGAGAACGCCACGGTGATTCGCGCGGGCCGCAAGCTGCGGGTCCCCGCGGCGCAGGGCGTGCCGGGCGACGTCATGGAGCTGGCGCCGGGTGACAAGGTGCCCGCGGACATGCGGCTGCTCTCCGCGCGCAACCTCACGGTGGAGGAGGCCGCGCTCACGGGCGAGTCCGTGCCCGCGCAGAAGGCCGTGGCGCCCGTGCCGGAGGACGCGGAGCTGGGAGACCGGGCCAGCCTGCTCTTCGGTGGCACCCTGGTGACGTCCGGCTCCGCCACCGCGGTGGTGGTGGCCACCGGGCAGGCCACCGAGCTGGGCCGCATCTCCACGCTGCTCCGCGAGGCCACCGACCTCCAGACACCGCTCACCAAGGCGCTGGCCGTCATCGGCAAGTACATCACCCTGGGCATCCTGGTGATCTCCGCCGCGCTGCTGGCGGTGGGGCTGGTGCGCGGCTACGCGGTGAGCGAGGCCGTCGTGGTGGCGATTACGCTGGCCGTCGCCGCGATTCCCGAGGGGCTGCCCGCCATCGTCACCATCGCCCTGGCCATTGGCGTGCAACGAATGGCCGCCCGGCGCGCCGTCATCCGCAAGCTGCCCGCGGTGGAGACGTTGGGCAGCACCACCGTCATCTGTACGGACAAGACGGGCACGCTCACCCGCAATGAGATGACGGTGCAGGCCTTGTGGACGACCCACGGGCGCTACGCGCTCAGCGGCGTGGGCTACTCCCCCAAGGGGGCGCTGACGCGGGGGAGCCAGCCGTTGGAGGCGCCGCCGCCGGACGTGTGTGAGCTGCTGCTGGCGGGCGCGCTGTGCAACGACGCCGCGCTCCAGCCCCGCGATGGACAGTGGGACATGACGGGCGACCCCACCGAGGCCGCGCTGCTGGTGGCGGCGGAGAAGGCGGGCATGCACGTGGACGACGCCCGGCAGGCGCACCCGCGCGTGGACGCCATCCCCTTCGAGTCGGAGAACCAGTTCATGGCCACCCTGCACGACGACGGGAAGGGCGGCCGCCGCATCCTGCTCAAGGGGGCGCCGGAAGTCGTACTGCGCCGCTGCGCGCTGGAGGACGGCTGCTCGTCCAGCACGGTGCTGGCGGAGGTGGACGGCCTGGCGCGGCAGGGCATGCGCGTGCTCGCGGTGGCATACCGGGAGGTGACGGTGTCACACGTCGCGTTGCGCATGGAGGACGTCGAGGGCGGCCTGCGGCTGCTCGGCCTGGAGGGGATGATTGACCCGCCTCGCGAGGAGGCCATGGCCGCGGTGCGCGCCTGCCACGAGGCGGGAATCACGGTGAAGATGATTACCGGTGACCACCCCTCCACTGCGGCGGCCATCGGCGCGCAGTTGGGGCTGCTGAAGCCGGGGGAGGAGGGCATCCCCGGCGCGCGGCTGGCCGCCACGGATGACGCGGCGCTGGAGGAGGTGGCCCTGCGCTCCAACGTCTTCGCGCGGGTGGCGCCCGAGCACAAGCTGCGGCTGGTGCGTGCGCTCCAGCGCCGGCAGCACGTGGTGGCCATGACGGGAGACGGCGTCAACGACGCGCCCGCGCTCAAGCAGGCCAACATCGGCGTGGCCATGGGCATCACCGGCACGGCGGTGGCGAAGGACGCGGCGGACATCGTGCTGACAGATGACAACTTCGCCTCCATCGTCGCGGCGGTGGAGGAGGGGCGGCGCGTCTACGACAACCTCATCAAGTCGCTGGCCTTCGTGCTGCCCACCAACCTGGGGCTGGCGCTCATCCTGCTGTTCGGCGTGTCCCTCTTCCCCATCCAGGAGGTGGACGGACGGCTGGTGCCGCTGATGGCCATGCTGCCCACGCAGCTGCTCTGGATAAACCTGGTGGCCACGGTGTCACTGGCGCTGCCGCTGGCCTTCGAGGCCCGGGAGCCGGACGTCATGCGCAGGGCACCCAGGGCCCCCGGGGCGCCGGTGCTCAACCGCTTCGTGGTGATGCGCACCGGACTGGTGGCGTTGCTGATGGCCGCGGGCGCCATCGGCCTCTTCCTGTGGGAGTACCGCCGGGACATTCCTCGCACGGGACACGCGCACGCGCTGGCCGAGGCCCAGACGATGGCGGTGAACACCGTCATCAGCTTCCAGATGTTCTACCTGTTCATGTGCCGCAGCCTCATGGGCTCGGTGCGCAAGGTGGGCCTCTTCAGCAACCGCTCGGTGTTCGTGGGCATGGGCCTGCTGGTGCTGCTCCAGGTGGCCTTCATGTACCTGCCCTTCATGCAGCGCGTGTTCGGCACCGCGCCCCTCGGCTTGGAGGACGTGGGCCTGTCCATCCTGGTGGGCGCGGTCGTGCTGCCGGTGGTGGGACTGGAGAAGTGGCTGCGGCAGCGCAAGGATGACACGGACGCTTCATCAGGACGCGGCGCCGCGCGGCTGCGCGAGCGTGTTCCCACGTGA
- a CDS encoding Gfo/Idh/MocA family protein: MSTARTVRMGVIGAGFARTTQIPVLRALPGVEVVSLASARREKVEEAGRQLGVPHVTTDWREVVSRPEVTCVCISTPPALHRDITLAALEAGKAVLCEKPTALDAREAEAMWHAARERRVLALLDHELRFLPTRQRMRALLRSGELGKVRGARVFYRNDNRASPERPWDWWSDASQGGGLLGAIGSHAVDTLRFMLGAEPDEVLGELTTHTPARPDALTGQSRPVTSDDEARLLLRFGATTAAIELSMVSPGKPVHGVEVSCERGGLRVEGRELWRSTVGTRSWERVALPAEPPLPPGLPDNEWARGFLALAGAMTQALREGRASVEDAATLEDGWRNQQVLDAARRSHAERRWIRLSSGT; encoded by the coding sequence ATGTCCACGGCACGCACGGTTCGGATGGGTGTCATTGGCGCGGGCTTCGCGCGCACCACGCAAATCCCGGTGCTTCGCGCACTGCCGGGCGTGGAGGTGGTGAGCCTGGCCAGCGCGCGGCGCGAGAAGGTGGAGGAGGCAGGCCGGCAACTGGGCGTGCCGCATGTGACGACGGACTGGCGTGAGGTGGTGTCACGGCCGGAGGTGACGTGCGTGTGCATCTCCACGCCGCCCGCGCTGCACCGGGACATCACCCTGGCCGCGCTGGAAGCGGGCAAGGCGGTGCTGTGTGAAAAGCCCACCGCGTTGGATGCGAGGGAAGCGGAGGCCATGTGGCACGCGGCCCGTGAGCGGCGTGTCCTGGCGCTGCTGGACCATGAGCTGCGCTTCCTGCCCACGCGGCAGCGGATGCGCGCCCTGCTGCGTTCCGGTGAGCTGGGCAAGGTGCGCGGCGCGCGTGTCTTCTACCGCAACGACAACCGCGCCTCGCCGGAGCGGCCGTGGGACTGGTGGTCGGACGCGTCGCAAGGAGGCGGCCTCCTGGGGGCCATCGGCTCGCACGCGGTGGATACGCTGCGCTTCATGTTGGGCGCCGAGCCCGACGAGGTGCTGGGCGAGTTGACCACGCACACGCCCGCGCGGCCAGATGCGCTCACGGGACAGTCGCGCCCGGTGACGAGCGACGACGAGGCGCGGTTGCTGCTCCGCTTCGGCGCGACGACAGCCGCTATCGAGCTGTCGATGGTGTCCCCCGGCAAGCCCGTGCACGGCGTCGAGGTGTCCTGCGAGCGCGGGGGCCTGCGCGTGGAGGGCCGCGAGCTGTGGCGCTCCACGGTGGGGACACGTTCCTGGGAGCGGGTGGCGCTTCCCGCGGAACCGCCGCTGCCACCCGGGTTGCCGGACAACGAGTGGGCGCGTGGCTTCCTGGCGCTGGCGGGCGCGATGACTCAGGCCCTGCGAGAAGGCCGCGCCTCGGTGGAGGACGCGGCCACGTTGGAGGACGGCTGGCGCAATCAGCAGGTGCTGGACGCGGCCCGGCGCTCCCATGCCGAGCGCCGGTGGATTCGCCTGTCCTCTGGGACGTAA
- a CDS encoding HEAT repeat domain-containing protein, whose product MTSRNLRWTVAAGVLLVAAAVALLWPRTVPSLSSEPVSAEPSASAASGPRGTPGAPGTTPTEPEPAVEQIPMPGCWDGLHAFDASVSMDSFRQALTTAIGNGDRYLAAYLQERLTELVGNDATRALQVLEWARSASGPELSIYMDALKAAPAVHAPQVAQSLLKMGEDPGAPLQTRSAALDALETQRKLAPGDIQRLKKLALDETLDSTAWVATRTLGRVMKEDFERTGNYAPYWKELLDIGGTSDDMAVRLLALEMPSYSNPIIGAESLDSLKRILSNDRERDVREMAAFRLGVTSEPEKAMEILRAAFLAEHDLCVRWAIFRFAVRAGGDKALPMLEQFAAKDPRFTQDYLEFQALYASGTVDFARIWLGKREHHNCLVEEGAPH is encoded by the coding sequence ATGACTTCCAGAAACCTTCGTTGGACCGTGGCCGCAGGTGTCTTGCTGGTCGCGGCGGCCGTGGCGTTGCTGTGGCCACGGACTGTCCCCTCTCTTTCCAGCGAGCCCGTATCAGCCGAGCCCTCCGCTTCGGCGGCCTCCGGCCCTCGCGGCACGCCCGGTGCCCCGGGCACCACGCCCACGGAGCCCGAACCCGCTGTGGAGCAGATCCCCATGCCCGGGTGCTGGGACGGCCTGCACGCCTTCGACGCCTCGGTGTCCATGGACTCGTTCCGGCAGGCGCTGACGACGGCCATCGGCAACGGCGACCGGTACCTGGCGGCGTACCTCCAGGAGCGGCTGACGGAGCTGGTGGGCAACGACGCGACCCGCGCGCTCCAGGTGCTGGAATGGGCCAGGAGCGCCAGCGGACCGGAGCTGAGCATCTACATGGACGCGCTGAAGGCCGCGCCCGCGGTGCATGCGCCGCAGGTGGCGCAGAGCCTGCTGAAGATGGGCGAGGACCCAGGCGCGCCCTTGCAGACGCGCTCCGCCGCGCTGGATGCGCTGGAGACGCAGCGGAAGCTGGCGCCCGGAGACATCCAGCGGCTCAAGAAGCTGGCACTGGACGAGACGCTGGACTCCACCGCGTGGGTGGCCACGCGCACGCTGGGCCGGGTGATGAAGGAGGACTTCGAGCGCACCGGCAACTACGCACCCTACTGGAAGGAGCTCCTGGACATCGGCGGCACGTCCGACGACATGGCCGTGCGGCTGCTCGCGCTGGAGATGCCGTCGTATTCGAACCCCATCATCGGCGCGGAGTCCCTTGACTCACTCAAGCGCATCCTCTCCAACGACCGCGAACGGGACGTGCGGGAGATGGCGGCCTTCCGGCTGGGTGTCACCAGCGAGCCGGAGAAGGCGATGGAGATCCTCCGCGCCGCCTTCCTGGCCGAGCATGACCTCTGCGTGCGCTGGGCCATCTTCCGATTCGCCGTGCGCGCGGGCGGCGACAAGGCGCTGCCGATGCTGGAGCAGTTCGCCGCGAAGGACCCGCGCTTCACGCAGGACTACCTGGAGTTCCAAGCCCTCTACGCGTCGGGCACGGTGGACTTCGCCCGCATCTGGCTGGGCAAGCGCGAGCACCACAACTGCCTGGTCGAAGAAGGAGCGCCGCACTGA
- a CDS encoding HEAT repeat domain-containing protein, with the protein MSPLSMKRMGRAALLMALSSLTPVTARAEATLRPAQCTVQGMLDDVRVAMKNGSPALKRYVKMRLKEAALAMPAESLLAALQGERDPEVLEALGAALATKASNAENPGLIQPLLVRATGDSDPALRAAAVRGLRGVPSVEFMEKNGGVVTYEQLVRDASPEVRAAVADNIVSESADVYSGHDRRVSEAAVSVAAVSEDPEVAAKLLREVSMEAVGHEAVEQVTRQLRSENPELRAAAATALGGVPGGESAGARGSLVDLFREDKDPAVRKAALQGIARLGQAHAVPVLESLRGVDRAMDAEIDAWVSVLKLNLQEWELVLREKQRRRR; encoded by the coding sequence ATGTCCCCCCTGTCGATGAAGCGAATGGGGCGCGCGGCGCTCCTGATGGCCCTTTCGTCCCTGACTCCCGTGACGGCGCGCGCCGAGGCAACGCTCCGCCCCGCGCAATGCACGGTGCAGGGCATGCTGGACGACGTGCGCGTGGCGATGAAGAACGGCTCCCCCGCGCTGAAGCGCTACGTGAAGATGCGGCTGAAGGAAGCCGCGCTCGCCATGCCCGCGGAGTCACTGCTGGCGGCGCTGCAAGGTGAGCGGGACCCGGAGGTGCTGGAGGCCCTGGGCGCGGCCCTGGCCACCAAGGCGAGCAACGCGGAGAACCCAGGCCTCATTCAGCCGCTGCTCGTCCGGGCCACCGGGGATTCGGACCCGGCGCTGCGCGCGGCGGCGGTGCGGGGCCTGCGCGGCGTGCCCTCCGTCGAGTTCATGGAGAAGAACGGCGGAGTGGTGACGTACGAGCAGTTGGTGCGCGACGCGTCCCCCGAGGTGCGCGCGGCGGTGGCGGACAACATCGTCTCCGAGAGCGCGGACGTCTACAGCGGCCATGACCGCCGGGTGTCGGAAGCGGCGGTGTCGGTGGCGGCGGTGTCGGAGGACCCGGAGGTGGCGGCGAAGCTGCTGCGCGAGGTCTCCATGGAGGCCGTGGGCCACGAGGCGGTGGAGCAGGTGACGCGCCAGCTGCGCTCGGAGAACCCGGAGCTGCGAGCGGCGGCGGCCACAGCGCTGGGCGGTGTGCCCGGCGGCGAGTCCGCCGGTGCGCGAGGCTCGCTGGTGGACCTGTTCCGCGAAGACAAGGACCCGGCGGTGCGCAAGGCGGCGCTCCAGGGAATTGCCCGGCTGGGGCAGGCCCACGCGGTGCCCGTGCTGGAGTCCTTGCGCGGCGTGGATCGCGCCATGGATGCGGAAATCGACGCCTGGGTGTCCGTCCTGAAGCTCAACCTCCAGGAGTGGGAGCTGGTGCTGCGCGAGAAGCAGCGCCGCCGGAGGTGA
- a CDS encoding peptidase M23, with translation MKTMKLTMAGLVLAAAGWATSVTAATAVGPICDAAARVGSTTYYSCSGSSHNALDMSNGTCSVWNHRGMINVSRYYAYYGGCANNCSGGTSCNGGAGNYYVVTGGSGWDFRQLHLNSNVSSGSKTCDRCALGLVGSTGNSTGAHVHADNRQYGTRKTAWYTSVGTTCGSSANCSNRVGTPTL, from the coding sequence ATGAAGACGATGAAGCTGACCATGGCGGGCCTGGTGCTCGCCGCCGCGGGCTGGGCCACCTCTGTCACGGCCGCCACGGCCGTGGGTCCCATCTGCGACGCTGCCGCGCGCGTGGGTTCCACGACGTACTACTCGTGCTCGGGCAGCAGCCACAACGCGCTCGACATGAGCAACGGCACCTGCAGCGTGTGGAACCACCGCGGGATGATCAACGTCAGCCGCTACTACGCCTACTACGGCGGCTGTGCGAACAACTGCAGCGGCGGCACGAGCTGCAACGGCGGCGCGGGTAACTACTACGTCGTCACGGGCGGCAGCGGCTGGGACTTCCGCCAGCTCCACCTGAACTCCAACGTCTCGTCGGGCTCCAAGACGTGCGACCGCTGCGCGCTGGGCCTCGTGGGTTCCACGGGCAACTCCACGGGCGCGCACGTCCACGCGGACAACCGCCAGTACGGCACGCGCAAGACGGCCTGGTACACCAGCGTCGGCACCACCTGCGGCTCCAGCGCGAACTGCAGCAACCGCGTCGGCACGCCCACGCTGTAG
- a CDS encoding DUSAM domain-containing protein, translating into MLNEAAQADSEDAASSADLLAKGQGPLMCEAHDWDKVAALERQLASEAALELTPEVTELLRTVARDVVVPDAEVPRALMTPAGSAVLVREIRRRTREGSQRLMRAISEPNRLVEAGNMTGARKCLEEVLAVEVVPLYRQHAEAELSHLE; encoded by the coding sequence GTGCTCAATGAGGCCGCTCAGGCTGATTCGGAAGATGCTGCATCGTCGGCCGATCTGCTCGCGAAGGGGCAAGGTCCGTTGATGTGTGAAGCGCACGATTGGGACAAGGTCGCCGCATTGGAGCGTCAGCTTGCGAGTGAGGCGGCCCTGGAACTCACACCCGAGGTGACGGAGTTGCTCCGCACCGTCGCACGAGATGTCGTGGTGCCCGATGCGGAGGTCCCGCGAGCACTGATGACGCCCGCTGGGAGCGCCGTGCTGGTTCGCGAAATACGCCGCCGCACTCGAGAAGGTTCGCAGCGTTTGATGCGCGCCATCTCTGAGCCCAATCGCCTCGTGGAGGCGGGGAACATGACCGGCGCCCGGAAATGCTTGGAAGAGGTGCTCGCTGTGGAAGTCGTTCCCCTCTACCGGCAGCACGCGGAAGCAGAGCTCAGTCACCTGGAGTGA
- a CDS encoding VOC family protein, producing MPSTSPGARGIDHVGVTVPDLEAATAFFIEALGAEVLYDTLAKGQPPQEGADLQRRLRFLPGSSIRAMRLLRLGNGPSLELFEYAAPEQRPPARPNDLGIQHLAVYVDDMDAALARFQAAGGEVFSSPHELPALEKGPGNAFCYARAPWGTIIEFITYPSPQPYEQQTALRRWKPPERG from the coding sequence ATGCCATCGACCTCTCCCGGAGCACGCGGCATCGACCATGTCGGCGTGACGGTGCCGGACCTCGAAGCCGCAACGGCCTTCTTCATCGAGGCCCTTGGCGCCGAAGTGCTCTACGACACCTTGGCGAAAGGCCAGCCGCCACAGGAAGGCGCTGACCTGCAGCGACGCCTGCGCTTCCTCCCAGGCTCCAGCATCCGAGCGATGCGGCTGCTCCGCCTGGGCAACGGCCCCAGCCTCGAGTTGTTCGAATACGCAGCCCCCGAGCAGCGCCCACCGGCACGCCCCAATGACTTGGGCATCCAGCACCTGGCCGTCTACGTGGATGACATGGACGCGGCGCTCGCGCGCTTCCAGGCGGCGGGAGGCGAGGTCTTCTCGAGCCCCCACGAACTGCCAGCGCTGGAGAAAGGCCCGGGCAACGCCTTCTGCTACGCCCGAGCCCCCTGGGGCACCATCATCGAGTTCATCACCTACCCGTCGCCCCAGCCCTACGAGCAGCAGACCGCGCTGCGGCGCTGGAAACCGCCGGAGCGCGGCTGA
- the tpx gene encoding thiol peroxidase: MAEHKGIVTFKGQPVTLVGDEVKVGDAAPDFTVFKGLNDAVRLSDVKGSVVVVSVAPSVDTRVCAAQLRAFNKEATALGPDVKVWFVTLDLPFALGRFIGAEGIQNVTTLSDYKDREFGEKYGVYMKELGLLARSTFVVDRAGKVVFREIVPEMTHEPDYDGAMKAVRAAL; this comes from the coding sequence ATGGCCGAGCACAAGGGCATCGTCACGTTCAAGGGGCAGCCGGTGACGCTGGTGGGGGACGAGGTGAAGGTGGGGGACGCGGCTCCGGACTTCACCGTCTTCAAGGGGCTCAACGACGCCGTGCGGCTGTCGGACGTGAAGGGCAGCGTGGTGGTGGTGAGCGTGGCGCCCAGCGTGGATACGCGGGTGTGCGCAGCGCAGCTTCGCGCGTTCAACAAGGAAGCCACGGCGCTGGGGCCGGACGTGAAGGTGTGGTTCGTCACGCTGGACTTGCCCTTCGCGCTGGGCCGCTTCATCGGCGCCGAGGGCATCCAGAACGTCACCACGCTGTCGGACTACAAGGACCGCGAGTTCGGTGAGAAGTACGGCGTGTACATGAAGGAGCTGGGGCTGCTCGCGCGCAGCACCTTCGTGGTGGACCGTGCGGGCAAGGTCGTGTTCCGGGAGATTGTCCCGGAGATGACGCACGAGCCGGACTACGACGGCGCGATGAAGGCGGTCCGCGCGGCGCTGTGA